A single window of Treponema denticola ATCC 35405 DNA harbors:
- a CDS encoding putative glycoside hydrolase — translation MALCEPMKMFYCGKRALRLAFVLLIVMLPLYAQDAFLAGSSEGLFKIDNFRAKKIWSDAPVFKISKAGNQWLFLTGKGLAASKNLKEFYYLNDKLPKKIIKNIDKNGNKTFIEKIPQLKDLEVHPFNPNIFVTATSSNVFLTRDSGKTWENLGANHSVNGIKAVSVLDMPNSRGEKVLTVFVSHSIAGMAWKQPDVNSKIWNDISDGLKKGPEGIEEISDIVFNQISNNSQVYCAQTFSGLMYKLDWNKKLFISLNEKEANNKKLVCVDSLNIIDNTVFGVMEGGLFETDLIMPNTQIYTSNKLLKDYNKVKKYLKNSKYLCAFVPNSLTSLDGNLSLSELWLLHDKKNQSNPYLKISDGKKGIYTPTHQMRDEKSFEKHLKTIKDNKLNALVIDMKDEAGFVRYESKNEDIKKYNGIKYPLDIEKFIKRAKAENIYLIARIVVFKDKNLYRYNNGQYAVQDKETGKPWQGYDLYNGEKENIEEYWVDPYNENVWKYNVDIAEELCSLGFDEIQFDYIRFPTDGLNLADIRYPARENGMDKVSALMSFLAYSRERIKAPISIDIYGANGWYRTGARTGQEVELLAEYVDVICPMFYPSHFSQSFLAYQPAEERPYRIYHQGSYRNKLMARNKVIVRPWAQAFFIPVSYDKKYYDENYVKRQILGIKDSIDEGYIYWNNSGRYLDLRPDGEGL, via the coding sequence ATGGCATTATGTGAGCCTATGAAAATGTTTTATTGCGGTAAAAGAGCTTTAAGGCTTGCTTTTGTTTTGTTGATTGTTATGCTCCCGCTTTATGCCCAAGATGCTTTTTTGGCAGGAAGTTCTGAGGGTTTGTTTAAAATAGATAATTTTAGGGCAAAAAAAATTTGGAGTGATGCGCCCGTTTTTAAAATATCTAAGGCCGGAAATCAATGGCTTTTTTTAACCGGCAAGGGGCTTGCTGCAAGCAAAAACTTAAAAGAATTCTACTACCTAAATGATAAGCTTCCTAAAAAAATAATTAAAAATATAGATAAAAACGGAAACAAGACTTTTATAGAAAAAATTCCTCAACTTAAAGATTTGGAAGTTCACCCCTTTAATCCGAACATCTTTGTTACTGCAACTTCAAGCAATGTTTTTTTAACACGGGATTCCGGAAAAACTTGGGAGAACCTTGGAGCCAATCATTCGGTAAACGGAATAAAGGCTGTCAGTGTTTTGGATATGCCTAATTCAAGGGGCGAAAAAGTTTTAACGGTTTTTGTTTCTCACTCTATTGCAGGTATGGCTTGGAAGCAGCCGGATGTAAATTCAAAAATTTGGAACGATATAAGTGACGGTTTAAAAAAAGGACCTGAAGGGATTGAAGAAATATCGGATATTGTTTTTAATCAAATCTCGAACAACTCTCAAGTTTACTGTGCTCAAACATTTTCAGGTTTGATGTATAAGCTCGATTGGAATAAAAAATTATTTATATCCTTAAATGAAAAAGAAGCAAACAATAAAAAGCTTGTTTGTGTCGATAGTTTAAATATAATAGACAATACGGTTTTCGGAGTTATGGAAGGCGGTTTATTTGAAACCGATTTAATTATGCCGAATACTCAAATCTATACTTCCAACAAATTATTGAAAGATTATAATAAGGTCAAAAAATACCTAAAGAATTCAAAGTATCTTTGTGCCTTTGTTCCGAATAGTTTGACCTCGCTTGACGGTAATTTGTCCTTATCCGAACTCTGGTTATTACACGACAAAAAAAATCAAAGCAATCCTTATTTAAAAATCTCTGACGGTAAAAAAGGCATTTATACTCCCACTCATCAGATGCGGGATGAAAAATCTTTTGAAAAGCATCTTAAAACAATCAAGGACAATAAGCTAAATGCTCTTGTAATAGACATGAAAGATGAGGCCGGCTTTGTCCGCTATGAAAGTAAAAACGAAGATATAAAAAAATATAACGGCATAAAATATCCTCTCGATATCGAAAAATTTATAAAAAGAGCAAAGGCTGAAAATATCTATCTTATTGCCCGAATTGTCGTATTTAAAGATAAAAATTTATATAGATATAATAACGGGCAATATGCCGTTCAGGATAAAGAAACCGGTAAACCTTGGCAGGGGTATGATCTCTATAACGGAGAAAAAGAAAACATAGAGGAATATTGGGTCGACCCTTATAATGAAAATGTTTGGAAATACAACGTCGATATAGCCGAAGAACTTTGCTCCCTCGGTTTTGACGAAATTCAATTCGACTATATTCGTTTTCCTACCGACGGCTTAAACCTTGCAGATATCCGATATCCGGCAAGGGAAAACGGCATGGACAAGGTTAGTGCCCTTATGTCTTTTTTAGCCTACTCACGCGAAAGAATCAAGGCTCCTATTTCCATAGATATTTACGGAGCAAACGGCTGGTACCGCACGGGTGCCCGCACGGGGCAGGAGGTAGAACTTCTTGCAGAATATGTGGACGTTATCTGCCCAATGTTCTATCCCAGTCATTTTTCTCAAAGTTTTTTGGCTTATCAGCCTGCCGAAGAAAGGCCTTATAGAATTTATCATCAAGGTTCTTATAGAAATAAATTGATGGCACGCAACAAGGTAATTGTACGCCCTTGGGCTCAAGCCTTTTTTATTCCCGTTTCTTATGATAAAAAATACTATGATGAAAATTACGTAAAACGCCAAATCTTAGGAATTAAGGATTCCATAGATGAAGGCTATATTTATTGGAATAATTCGGGGCGTTACTTGGATCTGCGTCCTGATGGGGAGGGCTTATAA
- the mnmE gene encoding tRNA uridine-5-carboxymethylaminomethyl(34) synthesis GTPase MnmE yields the protein MQIGKYSLGDPIAAIATALSPAALGIVRTSGEGAIDLASAIFSKPKKLKEAQGNSILHGWVLDPESKKEVDEVTVCVYREPKSFTGEDSVEFICHGGTAVVLKIYRLLIENGFRAAEGGEFTFRAFANGKADLTRAEAVNEIINSKTDINIELAAGRLSGNLFSGIEEIKHELTAVIAAADVEIEYPEDEETSQGAFSPDLILRIIEPLKDLADSWAAEKIFIQGAKVVLAGKTNAGKSSLFNALLKEDRAIVSDIHGTTRDWLEASLNFNGIPVSLYDTAGIRYTQDSIEAIGVERSLEMSRNADLILYLCDPKDILSAGSLNKDDSEFIKNAKAPVITVITKEDLLDTESKEKIKEILKAEKIAEPIIISSKASNGIKALSEKAYSVLAKNTGSSGFSKTASLGSERQRDAVQKALDVLQTAYQNSLEGFPLDLIVEDLEEALSFLGEITGEVRSDDILDKVFSGFCVGK from the coding sequence ATGCAGATAGGTAAATATTCCCTGGGCGATCCTATAGCCGCAATAGCTACGGCCCTAAGCCCTGCCGCTTTGGGCATTGTCCGCACTTCGGGGGAGGGGGCGATAGACCTTGCTTCCGCAATCTTTTCAAAACCTAAAAAACTAAAAGAAGCCCAAGGTAACAGCATCTTGCACGGCTGGGTTTTAGACCCCGAATCAAAAAAAGAAGTCGATGAAGTTACGGTCTGCGTTTATCGGGAACCTAAAAGTTTTACGGGAGAGGATTCCGTCGAGTTTATCTGTCATGGCGGAACTGCCGTAGTGTTAAAAATTTACCGCCTTTTAATCGAAAACGGTTTTAGAGCGGCAGAGGGCGGGGAGTTTACATTCCGTGCCTTTGCGAACGGAAAGGCCGATCTAACGCGGGCCGAAGCTGTAAACGAAATCATCAATTCAAAAACCGATATAAATATAGAGCTTGCAGCAGGCCGCCTGTCGGGAAATCTTTTTTCGGGCATAGAGGAAATAAAGCACGAACTCACGGCTGTCATCGCTGCGGCCGATGTCGAAATAGAATACCCTGAAGATGAGGAGACAAGCCAAGGGGCTTTTTCCCCTGATTTGATTTTACGGATTATCGAACCTTTAAAAGATTTAGCCGATTCATGGGCTGCAGAAAAAATCTTTATTCAAGGAGCTAAGGTTGTCCTTGCGGGTAAGACCAATGCCGGAAAGTCCTCCCTCTTTAATGCCCTCCTAAAAGAAGACAGAGCAATAGTTTCGGATATTCACGGTACGACGAGGGACTGGCTTGAAGCTTCCTTAAACTTTAACGGTATCCCTGTAAGCCTTTACGACACGGCGGGTATACGCTATACTCAGGATTCGATAGAAGCTATCGGTGTTGAGCGGAGCTTGGAGATGAGCCGGAATGCCGACCTCATCCTCTACCTTTGCGACCCTAAAGATATCTTGTCCGCAGGTAGTTTAAACAAGGATGATTCCGAGTTTATAAAAAATGCAAAGGCTCCGGTAATTACGGTTATCACAAAAGAGGACTTACTCGATACCGAGTCAAAAGAAAAAATAAAAGAAATCTTAAAAGCCGAAAAAATTGCGGAGCCCATAATAATTTCATCAAAGGCTTCTAACGGAATTAAGGCCTTGTCCGAAAAGGCCTATTCTGTTCTTGCAAAAAATACAGGCAGTTCCGGCTTTTCAAAAACAGCTTCCCTCGGAAGCGAAAGACAGAGGGATGCCGTTCAAAAGGCCCTGGATGTGCTTCAAACAGCCTATCA
- a CDS encoding AMP-binding protein, with amino-acid sequence MQTINDLGKYTFSALLRNSVLKFSNRPALSYVSEQPISYKELNEKVESIKTLLHSLGIKPLDKVAIFSTSSPQWAISYFAIVTLGAIAVPLLPDFNESEASSCLKHSGARAIFAGEKLLAKLNNTDDLDIIININDFAVKKGEIKTDTPLPVHECKEEDTASIIYTSGTTGRSKGVVLTHKNLIFTAIAGQHCQRINQYEAALSILPMSHVYEFTIGFLMFMLNGACIYYLEGPPIPRNLLPALQKIRPHFMLSVPIVIEKIYKQKILPAFNASPLIKKIYGTKLGRKLLCRKAGKKLKKTFGGRLKFFGIGGSKTDPVVEQFMVDAKFPYAIGYGLTETSPLVAYSAVYKTVPGVIGGTIPGVEIKIGDKDPQTGIGELLVKGPNVMQGYYNAPDLTKEAFTEDGWFKTGDLCVIDNKGRISLKGRSKNMILGAAGENIYPEDIEFVLNQHPLVSESLVVEGENTSLVAYVRLQDAIGDAVSEISNAIMHKREEVLNEIRFFVNSKVNKFSKIDKIEVVEEFEKTASQKIKRYLYSLRHRKLQTEGVKEK; translated from the coding sequence ATGCAGACAATCAATGATCTCGGAAAATATACATTTTCAGCCTTATTAAGAAATTCGGTCTTAAAATTTTCAAATAGACCGGCTCTTTCATATGTATCTGAACAACCCATAAGCTACAAAGAACTTAACGAAAAGGTTGAGTCTATAAAAACCTTATTACATTCGCTGGGCATAAAGCCGCTTGATAAGGTAGCAATTTTCAGCACAAGCTCGCCCCAGTGGGCAATTTCGTATTTTGCGATAGTAACACTTGGAGCCATTGCCGTACCTCTTTTACCTGATTTTAATGAAAGTGAAGCTTCTTCTTGTTTAAAGCATTCTGGAGCAAGGGCCATATTTGCCGGAGAAAAACTTTTGGCAAAGTTAAACAATACGGATGACCTTGATATTATAATCAATATAAATGACTTTGCTGTAAAAAAGGGAGAAATAAAGACGGATACCCCACTGCCTGTGCATGAGTGCAAAGAAGAAGATACAGCTTCAATTATTTATACATCGGGTACAACGGGCCGTTCTAAGGGTGTTGTCCTTACACATAAAAACCTTATCTTTACGGCCATTGCAGGTCAGCACTGTCAACGCATAAACCAATACGAGGCAGCCCTTTCAATATTACCCATGTCCCATGTTTATGAGTTTACAATAGGCTTTTTAATGTTCATGCTGAACGGAGCCTGTATCTACTACCTTGAAGGTCCGCCCATTCCTCGAAACCTCCTGCCGGCTCTTCAAAAGATAAGGCCTCATTTTATGTTGAGCGTTCCGATTGTAATCGAAAAAATATATAAACAAAAAATTCTGCCGGCCTTTAATGCAAGTCCTCTTATAAAGAAGATTTACGGAACAAAACTCGGAAGAAAATTATTATGCCGTAAGGCCGGAAAAAAGCTAAAAAAGACCTTCGGAGGCCGTCTTAAATTTTTCGGTATAGGAGGATCAAAAACCGATCCCGTCGTTGAGCAATTTATGGTTGATGCAAAATTTCCCTATGCAATAGGCTACGGTCTTACCGAAACTTCTCCATTAGTTGCTTATTCCGCAGTGTACAAAACCGTTCCCGGCGTAATAGGCGGCACCATTCCGGGTGTAGAAATAAAAATAGGGGATAAAGACCCTCAAACAGGGATAGGCGAGCTACTGGTAAAAGGCCCCAATGTCATGCAAGGTTATTATAATGCCCCGGACTTAACAAAAGAAGCCTTTACCGAAGACGGCTGGTTCAAAACCGGCGACCTATGCGTCATAGATAATAAGGGAAGAATCAGCTTAAAGGGAAGATCAAAGAATATGATTTTAGGAGCCGCCGGCGAAAATATCTATCCCGAAGATATAGAATTTGTCTTAAACCAGCATCCCCTTGTATCGGAATCCTTAGTTGTTGAAGGAGAAAACACATCCTTAGTCGCTTATGTCCGCTTACAAGATGCCATAGGAGATGCCGTTTCAGAAATCTCTAATGCCATAATGCATAAGAGAGAAGAAGTGCTAAACGAAATAAGATTTTTTGTCAACTCAAAGGTCAACAAGTTTTCGAAGATAGATAAAATTGAAGTTGTAGAAGAGTTTGAAAAAACTGCAAGCCAAAAGATAAAGCGCTATCTTTATTCTCTACGTCATAGAAAACTCCAAACAGAAGGAGTAAAAGAAAAATAA
- a CDS encoding YncE family protein, protein MYKKYLFLFFALILCFSLGAQNTDLPWSEVAENQGEQTTGGTGQGGGTSGSSTPSQSQPNTNSNAASQTQPAPSANTGAQSSEIKPEEKKINILVFAQAMTLAVANDKALYSRNSAARANLPEQDKLRSAKVVHKFSGGVTEIMNSGTLPIFFAAGKDGFVTRYSYPKFEPDTWQLSSMPIQKIAVHPKGQLVAVYETNGFSIHQVSLWDWAKKKTLFSKRLSDSVVSLSWSANGTYLFVGNRSTDGITVLDSKGIVQNIYQEAPGIVFLAATASTERSIVTYGESGRLVYTDIAKKKKLKEFRTENKLENPNLIKNFTRIIGYKDNNVYVIDAVTGETVSKHQARYALFASKIQDSVPIWIERTRRKNEWCIRQGDASSSGFYVPGNSKITAARHIKNHMVIGTQDGSIYMIGLNEDSSVNLEKPLTYSDSKIDDITSDGNILYILKDGKIYVQNSPEEKPVPIIEDLKTNKFTFYNNGFLLWSDIKKGMPISHYSLDTKSLKKIIIPKETVISVSVYKNLFLYVESFNGVTLVNFDNGKKEFVYNAPGIQNAVQVDDNTMLIAKSAIGRSQSPVFIINTLTEETSPIPMEGNLAFALEQNASRPNSLACFLVGTSPSPKTELLHISLNRKNTIDSTFKPILSYKEESVDAFLEISGNDILTNLGNSSLVHYNTSSKQARRLSRSYGFPKEAVILKKYFISLNFGDTLSWYERKTGAILKTVTIE, encoded by the coding sequence ATGTACAAAAAATATCTTTTTTTATTTTTTGCTTTAATTTTATGCTTTTCATTAGGTGCTCAAAATACGGATTTGCCTTGGAGTGAAGTTGCCGAAAATCAAGGAGAACAAACAACAGGAGGAACCGGCCAAGGAGGCGGAACATCAGGCTCAAGCACTCCATCACAATCACAGCCGAACACAAACTCAAACGCCGCCTCACAAACTCAACCGGCACCAAGTGCAAACACGGGAGCTCAATCCTCAGAGATAAAACCGGAAGAAAAAAAAATAAATATCCTTGTATTCGCTCAGGCTATGACCCTTGCGGTTGCAAACGATAAGGCTCTTTATTCACGTAACTCGGCCGCAAGGGCAAACCTTCCCGAACAAGACAAACTTCGTTCGGCAAAGGTCGTTCACAAATTTTCGGGAGGCGTTACCGAGATAATGAATTCGGGAACATTGCCGATATTTTTTGCAGCAGGGAAAGACGGCTTTGTTACCAGATATTCTTACCCAAAATTTGAGCCCGATACTTGGCAGCTTTCAAGTATGCCGATACAAAAAATAGCCGTACACCCTAAAGGACAACTCGTTGCAGTTTATGAAACAAACGGCTTTAGCATTCATCAAGTTTCTCTTTGGGATTGGGCAAAAAAGAAAACCTTATTTTCAAAACGCTTATCCGATTCGGTCGTATCCCTTTCATGGTCGGCCAACGGAACCTACCTTTTTGTAGGCAACAGATCTACCGACGGTATCACGGTATTGGATTCAAAAGGCATAGTGCAAAACATCTATCAAGAAGCCCCCGGGATTGTTTTTTTGGCAGCTACGGCATCAACCGAAAGAAGCATTGTAACTTACGGAGAATCAGGCCGCCTTGTTTACACCGATATAGCAAAGAAAAAAAAGCTAAAAGAATTCAGAACAGAAAACAAACTTGAAAATCCGAATCTTATAAAAAACTTTACAAGAATTATCGGCTATAAGGACAATAATGTCTACGTAATAGATGCAGTTACGGGAGAAACGGTATCCAAACATCAAGCCCGATACGCCCTCTTTGCTTCCAAAATTCAAGATTCGGTTCCTATTTGGATCGAAAGAACTCGAAGAAAAAATGAATGGTGTATAAGACAGGGAGACGCTTCTTCGAGCGGCTTTTATGTGCCGGGGAATTCCAAAATAACGGCAGCCCGCCATATTAAAAATCACATGGTAATCGGCACCCAAGACGGTTCTATTTACATGATAGGCTTAAATGAAGACTCTTCAGTAAATCTTGAAAAACCGCTTACCTACTCCGACTCAAAAATAGATGACATTACAAGCGACGGAAATATTTTATATATTCTAAAAGACGGAAAAATATATGTTCAAAATTCCCCTGAAGAAAAACCCGTTCCGATAATAGAAGACCTTAAAACAAATAAGTTTACATTTTATAACAACGGATTTTTGCTCTGGTCGGACATAAAAAAGGGGATGCCTATCTCTCACTACTCCCTTGATACAAAGTCATTAAAAAAGATTATCATTCCTAAAGAAACCGTCATATCCGTTTCGGTTTATAAGAATTTATTTTTATATGTAGAATCTTTTAACGGAGTTACATTGGTTAATTTTGATAACGGAAAAAAAGAATTCGTCTATAATGCTCCGGGAATCCAAAATGCGGTTCAAGTAGACGACAACACAATGCTGATTGCCAAAAGCGCCATAGGACGATCCCAAAGTCCGGTCTTTATAATAAATACCCTAACGGAAGAAACAAGTCCGATTCCGATGGAAGGAAATTTAGCCTTTGCCCTTGAGCAAAATGCTTCACGCCCTAACAGCCTTGCATGTTTTTTGGTAGGAACAAGTCCCTCGCCTAAGACGGAGCTGCTGCATATCAGCTTAAACCGAAAAAATACTATAGACAGCACATTCAAACCGATTCTTTCCTACAAGGAAGAAAGCGTAGATGCCTTTTTGGAAATTTCGGGAAACGACATTTTAACCAACTTGGGAAACAGCTCGCTTGTTCACTACAATACCTCATCAAAGCAGGCCAGAAGATTATCCCGCTCATACGGATTTCCGAAGGAAGCCGTTATCTTAAAAAAATATTTTATCAGCCTTAACTTCGGCGATACTCTATCATGGTATGAGCGGAAAACAGGGGCTATTTTAAAAACAGTAACAATAGAGTAA
- a CDS encoding extracellular solute-binding protein, which yields MKRYILFLILAAMLFTSCTKTEEDKIAVIWTDRAEFVSYCEVFNNSQNKYKIIVEYQKSPVDALINTDVQPDIVIGSWLKGKSARVKFRKINNLFGEKKINKTDFYPELLNLGNISGNQYLLPISFNLPMIIFSSANKFKTKSDFSISPDEIRDFSIKFNKGIKGTYTAMGFSPRWSDDFLYMNTKGFNASFEEEKDFFSWNDKSLQNAINYIRDWSREVNTSAAAEDDFKFKYLYDSPYVLVKNGRCLFYYVSSEELFSTPQKRLENMDFRWLAFSGKTPLKDDILYGGICSKAKNSKAAEAFFIWFFQVKTQEQLLNRANEMDLMINSFGLAGGFSALHQVTEKLFPRYYPLLLAHLPQTQSFYAPHILPSNWPMLKKEILMPYLKDACNASAYPDSIPSLNKRIAEWYKNQ from the coding sequence ATGAAAAGATATATTTTATTTTTAATCCTTGCAGCAATGCTTTTTACCTCATGTACAAAAACCGAAGAAGACAAGATAGCGGTCATCTGGACGGACAGGGCGGAGTTTGTTTCATACTGTGAGGTTTTCAATAATTCGCAAAACAAATATAAAATTATTGTCGAATACCAAAAAAGCCCTGTCGATGCTCTCATCAATACCGATGTGCAGCCGGACATAGTTATAGGTTCATGGCTTAAGGGTAAATCCGCCAGAGTAAAATTTAGAAAAATCAATAATCTTTTCGGAGAAAAAAAGATAAACAAAACCGACTTTTATCCCGAGCTCTTAAACCTAGGAAATATTTCCGGCAATCAATATCTATTGCCTATAAGTTTTAACTTACCGATGATTATTTTTTCCTCGGCAAATAAATTTAAAACAAAGAGCGATTTTTCCATTTCTCCTGATGAGATAAGGGATTTTTCAATTAAGTTTAATAAGGGAATCAAAGGAACTTATACCGCAATGGGCTTTTCTCCACGCTGGTCGGACGATTTTTTATATATGAACACCAAGGGCTTCAATGCATCCTTTGAAGAAGAAAAGGATTTTTTTTCATGGAACGATAAATCCCTTCAAAATGCAATAAATTATATAAGAGATTGGAGCAGAGAGGTAAATACATCAGCTGCCGCCGAAGATGACTTTAAATTCAAATATCTTTATGACTCGCCCTATGTTTTAGTCAAAAACGGAAGATGTCTTTTTTATTATGTCTCCAGTGAGGAGCTTTTTTCTACACCTCAAAAACGATTGGAAAACATGGATTTTAGATGGCTTGCCTTCAGCGGGAAAACTCCCTTAAAAGACGACATTCTTTATGGAGGAATTTGCAGCAAGGCAAAAAACTCTAAAGCTGCCGAAGCTTTTTTTATTTGGTTTTTTCAAGTAAAAACCCAAGAACAGCTTTTAAATCGGGCCAATGAAATGGATCTGATGATAAATTCCTTCGGCCTTGCCGGAGGCTTTTCGGCCCTGCATCAAGTAACCGAAAAATTATTCCCAAGGTATTATCCTCTTTTACTGGCACATCTGCCTCAGACGCAAAGCTTTTATGCACCTCATATTTTGCCGAGCAATTGGCCGATGCTAAAAAAAGAAATTTTAATGCCCTATTTGAAGGACGCATGTAATGCCTCAGCATACCCCGATTCTATTCCTTCTCTTAATAAAAGAATAGCAGAATGGTATAAAAATCAATAA
- a CDS encoding phosphatase PAP2 family protein, translating to MAELSAASKELHAVHQWGIEVIRTVQNFSSPFLNEIMKIFTDASTYGFVVFIVGLYLWCIDYKKGLHLAYAAAFTSGLNGGIKRILKIPRPFTHAPEIMLKSIGGFSTPSGHSSISAFIYPAVLFYKPFRENLSKDSQSAKSQKSGSASGKLKIAAAIILPLLVGFSRVYLGVHYPTDVLLGWGLGAFIFLSMMFFLPAIEAKLSTLNRTDEGDAKNIKFKKTASIRFTLAAFFSFILIFISREKVTEAGAILGLAFGNIRIFENSKYSFDASSGTWVQKLLRFIIGSALSCIPILIFYLLKIDSSYAQYRLYRFLEFFMIGLIASGLAPIIFCLLKISGEDNADR from the coding sequence ATGGCGGAACTTTCGGCAGCTTCAAAAGAACTTCATGCAGTACACCAATGGGGAATAGAAGTAATAAGAACCGTACAAAATTTTTCAAGCCCTTTTCTTAATGAAATAATGAAAATTTTTACGGATGCGTCAACCTACGGCTTTGTCGTTTTTATTGTAGGCTTATATCTTTGGTGTATAGATTATAAAAAGGGGCTTCATCTTGCCTATGCCGCTGCCTTTACCTCAGGACTCAACGGAGGAATTAAACGAATTTTAAAAATTCCACGTCCCTTTACGCATGCACCCGAAATCATGCTTAAAAGCATAGGCGGCTTTTCAACGCCGTCTGGACATTCTTCGATAAGCGCTTTTATATATCCGGCTGTCTTGTTTTATAAACCCTTTAGAGAAAACCTCTCAAAGGATTCCCAATCGGCAAAATCTCAAAAAAGCGGCTCAGCTTCTGGTAAGCTAAAAATAGCGGCTGCAATTATCCTTCCGCTCTTGGTAGGTTTTTCACGGGTTTATCTCGGTGTGCATTATCCGACCGATGTCTTATTAGGCTGGGGCCTTGGTGCGTTTATCTTTTTAAGTATGATGTTTTTTCTTCCCGCAATTGAAGCAAAGCTTTCTACATTAAATAGGACAGATGAGGGCGATGCCAAAAATATTAAGTTCAAAAAAACTGCATCAATAAGGTTTACCCTTGCGGCTTTTTTTTCGTTTATACTCATTTTTATTTCGAGAGAAAAGGTGACCGAAGCCGGTGCTATCCTTGGACTGGCTTTTGGAAATATCCGTATCTTTGAAAACTCGAAATATAGCTTTGATGCTTCTTCGGGAACTTGGGTTCAAAAGCTTTTACGTTTTATAATAGGGTCTGCTCTTTCCTGTATTCCCATTTTAATTTTTTATCTTTTAAAAATAGATTCAAGCTATGCACAATACAGACTCTACCGTTTTCTGGAATTTTTTATGATCGGTCTTATTGCTTCAGGGCTTGCTCCGATAATATTTTGCCTTTTAAAAATTTCGGGAGAAGATAATGCAGATAGGTAA
- a CDS encoding CpXC domain-containing protein: protein MKIHCPCDASFEIEHHAKINLDKEPEILKKIADGSYLTFKCPQCGRKVRSEIKTRIEWPSKKLILLFVPEADRIACLSSCTGLKEINEKTKKTEKIEYEKADETPVIGYSELAERLAVVEAGLDPHAMEVLKFFILDSGKDIKGKKIKIFFHSVNNDGSFEFYVYGLKEDQVAVMKIPVKLYDSICQDIKNKKKSEIFTAVYLGNYLSYQNIFTEGRD, encoded by the coding sequence ATGAAGATACATTGTCCTTGCGATGCAAGTTTTGAAATTGAGCATCATGCCAAAATAAATTTAGATAAAGAACCGGAAATATTAAAAAAAATAGCTGACGGTTCATATTTGACCTTTAAATGCCCTCAATGCGGAAGAAAGGTCCGTTCCGAAATAAAGACAAGAATAGAATGGCCTTCCAAAAAGCTTATCTTACTCTTCGTTCCGGAGGCCGACAGAATAGCCTGCCTTTCCAGCTGCACCGGATTAAAAGAGATAAACGAAAAAACAAAAAAAACCGAAAAGATAGAATATGAAAAAGCCGATGAGACCCCGGTTATAGGCTATTCGGAATTGGCTGAACGGCTTGCAGTTGTAGAAGCAGGCCTTGATCCTCATGCCATGGAAGTTTTAAAATTCTTTATATTGGACAGCGGAAAGGATATAAAGGGCAAAAAGATAAAGATATTTTTCCACTCGGTAAACAATGACGGCAGTTTCGAGTTTTATGTATACGGCTTAAAAGAAGATCAAGTAGCAGTTATGAAAATTCCCGTCAAATTATATGACTCGATTTGTCAAGATATAAAAAACAAAAAGAAGTCCGAAATTTTTACGGCAGTCTATTTGGGAAACTATCTTTCCTACCAAAATATTTTCACAGAAGGAAGGGATTAA
- a CDS encoding ParB N-terminal domain-containing protein: MQIPIEKIKVRQRARKEFIEIEELAESLNRVGLLNPIIVDQNKVLIAGQRRLEAAKKLGWKTIEARVLSVEDESLALDIEIEENVQRQQFSNEELLNAFTRLNRLKNPGFFVRIWRSIKAFFKRLFGKKKESA; the protein is encoded by the coding sequence ATGCAGATTCCTATAGAGAAAATAAAAGTAAGGCAAAGGGCCAGAAAAGAATTTATAGAAATTGAAGAGCTGGCAGAGAGCCTAAACCGTGTAGGGCTTTTAAATCCGATTATTGTAGATCAAAATAAAGTGCTTATAGCCGGCCAACGGAGATTGGAAGCGGCAAAAAAGCTGGGTTGGAAAACCATAGAAGCCAGAGTCCTTTCCGTAGAGGATGAAAGCCTTGCTCTCGATATCGAGATTGAAGAAAATGTGCAAAGACAGCAGTTTTCTAATGAGGAGCTTTTAAATGCTTTTACGCGTCTTAATCGCTTAAAAAATCCGGGATTTTTTGTAAGGATCTGGCGTTCAATAAAAGCCTTTTTTAAGCGGCTTTTCGGCAAAAAAAAGGAATCGGCCTAA